The Solibacillus daqui genome has a segment encoding these proteins:
- a CDS encoding nucleoside deaminase, whose amino-acid sequence MTQKDEQFMDIAIKLALKSREDGNEPFGAILVKNNEIVMYGENKINSNCDPTHHAEIGLIRNYCSENNVFDLNEYTLYTSCEPCVMCTGAMVWSNLGKIVYSVSHDQLAEIAGSNIMISCKEVIEKSPNKPILVEQVLNAEGLKVFEGYTFTH is encoded by the coding sequence ATGACACAAAAAGATGAACAATTTATGGATATAGCTATTAAATTGGCTTTAAAATCTAGAGAAGATGGTAATGAACCCTTCGGAGCTATTTTAGTAAAAAATAACGAAATTGTAATGTATGGTGAAAATAAAATAAATAGTAATTGTGATCCTACACATCATGCTGAAATTGGACTTATACGCAATTATTGCTCTGAGAACAATGTTTTTGATCTTAATGAATATACCTTATACACTAGCTGTGAACCTTGCGTAATGTGTACAGGGGCTATGGTATGGTCAAATTTAGGGAAAATCGTTTACAGTGTTTCACATGATCAACTAGCAGAAATTGCAGGCAGTAATATAATGATTTCATGTAAAGAAGTTATCGAAAAAAGTCCAAATAAGCCGATCTTAGTTGAACAGGTTTTAAATGCTGAAGGGCTAAAAGTATTCGAAGGATATACATTTACTCACTAA
- a CDS encoding acyltransferase family protein, translating into MKKKRITWVDITKGFLMILVIIGHYPGELDFPLAKYIYWFHMPAFFILSGLFFKPVLDKKDIKLTIHKRFMQLIFPYLFFLASITLVRYGMELFSGNWDLEWYLNDIWTLAIGGRFIRGAYGVFWFVTTLFFTYLLFMWLTTYFNRMKQFIILGLFYAIAHFESIIAMNVIGGKPSEAAQSIPMIWNIDVALMAIVYFAIGYYFKNLWMDISKRWMSTAVFLSATAVLLDSFNIIDYRLSMKFLRYDHLILDLVIPLSFTIVLVGCFQLLAAKLSLNWLQKIENHSLSIMYLHIFADIILNDYFTYGLIGYTTIGIFIPIIVSILIKKLLPNGTILLGGFSIKKEKTPIPT; encoded by the coding sequence ATGAAGAAAAAACGGATAACGTGGGTGGATATTACGAAAGGGTTCTTAATGATCCTTGTCATCATCGGGCATTATCCAGGAGAGCTCGACTTTCCACTCGCGAAATATATCTATTGGTTTCATATGCCTGCATTTTTCATATTAAGCGGTTTGTTTTTTAAGCCGGTTTTAGATAAAAAGGATATAAAGCTTACGATTCACAAGCGTTTCATGCAATTAATCTTCCCTTACCTATTTTTCCTTGCTAGTATTACACTAGTTCGTTATGGAATGGAGCTTTTTTCAGGCAATTGGGATTTAGAATGGTATCTTAATGACATATGGACACTTGCCATAGGGGGGCGTTTTATTCGCGGAGCATATGGTGTTTTCTGGTTTGTGACGACATTATTCTTCACATACTTATTATTCATGTGGTTGACGACCTACTTCAATCGGATGAAACAGTTTATAATTCTAGGACTCTTTTATGCTATCGCACATTTTGAGAGCATCATCGCTATGAATGTCATCGGCGGCAAGCCCTCCGAAGCAGCGCAATCGATTCCAATGATTTGGAACATCGATGTTGCGCTGATGGCAATCGTCTATTTTGCAATCGGGTATTATTTCAAAAATCTGTGGATGGATATTTCAAAACGATGGATGAGTACGGCCGTGTTCCTGAGTGCGACGGCGGTATTGCTTGATAGCTTCAATATCATCGATTATCGACTGAGTATGAAGTTCTTACGGTATGACCATCTTATATTGGATTTGGTCATTCCTTTATCATTTACAATCGTATTAGTAGGATGCTTCCAGTTGCTCGCAGCAAAACTGTCGCTCAACTGGCTGCAGAAAATAGAAAATCACTCGCTTTCCATTATGTATTTGCATATATTTGCAGATATTATTTTAAATGATTATTTCACGTACGGGCTTATTGGTTACACAACGATTGGAATATTCATTCCTATTATTGTTTCAATTTTAATAAAAAAATTGCTACCGAACGGGACAATTCTGCTTGGCGGGTTTTCAATCAAGAAAGAAAAGACACCTATTCCGACGTAA
- a CDS encoding copper amine oxidase N-terminal domain-containing protein translates to MNMKKYAPAAAMTALLFGSVLVPVASANENPTKTEQNIPQIQIDPVHIFNNTHGTVENIKNGENIKYYTVKDGDQTNILEISKDTLVFDNTGKKAELKNGDKIVAYTFANKPQTLIYPPKFNPDVVIVETEEAGLVEVDYFYENLTNTYDILKLNISEKTELLNSKGEKVTAKDLAEKHLVVFYTTSIESVSAQTTPSKVIILDESENTIAAEIEAIIAADFYEVDGTKMVPLRLIAEKLGYKVEAIDKGAIVSKENLSYTITRGEKIFGFNKALRPLPVAPVLLEANKTYVPVEFVEEYLK, encoded by the coding sequence ATGAACATGAAAAAATATGCACCTGCAGCAGCAATGACAGCTTTATTATTTGGAAGTGTACTAGTACCAGTCGCTTCAGCAAATGAAAATCCTACAAAAACAGAACAAAACATTCCTCAAATTCAAATCGATCCTGTTCACATTTTCAACAATACGCACGGAACAGTTGAGAATATCAAAAATGGTGAAAATATTAAATATTACACTGTAAAAGATGGTGATCAAACGAACATTTTAGAGATATCAAAAGATACACTAGTGTTCGATAATACAGGTAAGAAAGCAGAGCTTAAAAATGGGGATAAAATAGTAGCTTATACATTTGCAAACAAGCCGCAAACATTAATTTATCCACCAAAATTCAATCCTGACGTTGTCATTGTTGAAACAGAGGAAGCTGGATTAGTTGAAGTTGATTACTTCTATGAAAACTTAACAAATACTTATGATATTTTAAAATTAAACATAAGTGAAAAAACTGAGCTTCTAAACTCCAAGGGGGAGAAAGTTACAGCTAAAGATTTAGCAGAGAAGCACTTAGTTGTTTTTTATACAACCTCAATAGAAAGTGTCTCTGCTCAAACAACACCTTCAAAGGTGATCATTCTTGATGAGTCTGAAAATACCATTGCAGCAGAAATTGAAGCCATAATCGCGGCTGATTTTTATGAGGTAGATGGAACAAAGATGGTTCCGTTACGCTTGATTGCCGAAAAACTGGGCTATAAAGTTGAGGCGATAGATAAAGGTGCCATTGTATCAAAAGAAAATTTATCTTACACTATTACACGCGGAGAAAAAATATTTGGTTTTAACAAAGCATTACGTCCACTTCCTGTAGCACCTGTATTGTTAGAAGCAAATAAAACATATGTCCCCGTTGAATTTGTTGAAGAATACTTAAAATAA
- a CDS encoding SRPBCC family protein, producing the protein MLITSQMEIQAPIEVVFSYLEDNDKQKEWMTGLEGTEYLTKFDSSNPVGVKFKQKLREGNRIQEYEGQVTEFNKNNKLSIQMNHPSFLINVAYNLQEVSPNSSILSITEEVTAKTVSGKILSILFRVFMKKGLEKQMKALKQCAEKQL; encoded by the coding sequence TTGTTAATTACAAGTCAGATGGAGATTCAAGCCCCTATTGAGGTAGTTTTCTCTTACTTAGAAGATAATGATAAACAAAAAGAATGGATGACAGGATTAGAAGGAACTGAGTATTTAACGAAGTTTGATAGTAGTAATCCAGTTGGTGTTAAGTTTAAACAAAAACTAAGGGAAGGGAATCGTATTCAAGAGTATGAAGGACAAGTTACTGAGTTCAATAAAAATAATAAATTAAGTATTCAAATGAATCATCCTTCTTTCTTAATCAATGTTGCATATAACCTTCAAGAAGTTAGCCCTAATTCCAGTATTCTTTCTATTACAGAAGAAGTGACAGCTAAAACTGTTTCAGGAAAGATATTAAGTATCCTTTTTCGTGTATTTATGAAAAAAGGTTTAGAAAAACAAATGAAGGCATTGAAACAATGCGCTGAAAAACAATTGTAA
- a CDS encoding nucleotide kinase: MSSTITHFFGQAMTGQGIKNVYKEVMNEAKTVYFLKGAHGFKISELLQKLGTYYHDQGAEIEYFHDPLFEHSIEATFVKAPFAILFLAASNPAIEPLITGDRDIVISLYDCLDEQKVSSNMPMHSITELKQVYYDKCFDSLSNAIHIHDDWEVETRKSMDWNGLNQQFADLTKQLFGENQLEKSAKLTHRLLGTLTPAGARDTVQSITQNLEKRLFIKGYPGTGKSSMMKKLANDALQRGYDVQLVWCGLDSNSIDMVILPELKFCIFDSTEPHVYFPDKSRSGDEIFDIAKHCHPTEAEENNIKEIVAKYKASIAEATRFAKLFAEEERKVREAIDASLNIEEFNKRTAKLFQTL; the protein is encoded by the coding sequence TTGAGTAGTACAATTACCCATTTCTTTGGGCAGGCAATGACTGGGCAGGGTATAAAAAATGTCTATAAGGAAGTTATGAATGAAGCGAAAACCGTGTATTTTCTTAAAGGTGCACATGGATTTAAAATTTCTGAGCTACTCCAAAAACTAGGCACCTACTATCATGATCAAGGTGCAGAAATCGAATATTTTCATGACCCTTTGTTTGAACATTCAATTGAAGCGACATTTGTAAAAGCACCTTTTGCAATTTTATTTCTTGCTGCATCAAATCCAGCGATTGAACCATTAATTACTGGTGATCGGGATATTGTCATTTCTCTATATGATTGTTTGGATGAGCAAAAGGTTTCTTCAAATATGCCGATGCACTCCATAACCGAATTAAAGCAAGTATATTATGATAAATGCTTTGACTCACTTTCAAATGCCATTCACATTCACGATGATTGGGAAGTAGAGACGAGAAAAAGTATGGATTGGAATGGATTAAATCAACAGTTTGCTGATTTAACAAAGCAGCTTTTTGGAGAGAACCAATTAGAGAAGTCCGCAAAGTTAACACATCGCCTACTTGGAACATTAACACCAGCAGGGGCTCGTGATACAGTTCAAAGCATCACGCAAAATCTTGAAAAACGATTGTTCATCAAGGGCTATCCAGGTACAGGAAAGTCTTCGATGATGAAAAAATTGGCGAACGACGCTTTGCAGCGGGGATACGACGTACAGCTCGTGTGGTGTGGGTTAGACTCCAATTCAATTGATATGGTAATTTTGCCTGAATTAAAGTTTTGTATATTTGATAGCACAGAGCCACATGTTTACTTCCCGGATAAAAGCCGTTCTGGCGATGAGATTTTTGATATCGCCAAGCATTGCCATCCAACAGAAGCAGAAGAAAATAATATTAAAGAAATTGTTGCTAAATATAAAGCTTCAATAGCTGAGGCAACACGTTTCGCAAAGTTATTTGCCGAGGAAGAAAGAAAAGTTCGAGAAGCGATTGATGCTTCACTAAATATAGAGGAATTTAATAAACGAACAGCAAAATTATTTCAGACTTTGTAA
- a CDS encoding DUF4179 domain-containing protein yields the protein MNKDKFNRSIDNINVPIEKVMAREKAAIFQAKKKRKVGKTTKRSVLVACGLCISLLGSGFVSTGMAEALSNIPLIGPIYKDFRDIASEKIEHDQLTTVIDKQDSKNGLTMTVKEAAYDGNRLIVTVVYTGQKELSMEEEKAGFSYITINGQQEIKPVIGSTGQDDINSKTIIEHHQFTFSKYNEFGDNIEIEVHGENLFGYEGKLKVAFPLKKIKGDVFEFYPKVTTKTVDDVYKLTADKVTFSPLSTRIDLTIDYPVEMDKNDTWPWFDFSVVDDNGQVYDKEKLQAGMVFGNYGHHMVLTLPPMDTIPKSFTLKPSRQNSEGFSKEIKELELVVPLNKSK from the coding sequence ATGAATAAAGACAAATTCAATCGATCTATCGACAACATAAATGTACCAATTGAAAAGGTAATGGCTAGGGAGAAGGCGGCTATCTTTCAAGCTAAGAAAAAAAGAAAAGTAGGAAAAACCACAAAACGGTCAGTCTTGGTTGCATGTGGGTTATGTATATCTTTGCTTGGTTCTGGATTTGTTTCAACAGGCATGGCAGAAGCATTATCAAATATCCCCCTGATTGGTCCAATTTATAAGGATTTTAGAGACATTGCCTCAGAGAAAATTGAACACGATCAACTTACGACAGTAATTGATAAACAAGATAGTAAAAACGGCTTAACAATGACTGTAAAAGAAGCAGCTTATGATGGCAACCGGTTAATCGTAACAGTAGTTTACACAGGTCAAAAAGAACTTTCGATGGAAGAAGAAAAGGCCGGCTTTAGCTATATAACAATTAATGGACAACAAGAAATTAAACCAGTAATTGGTTCAACAGGTCAGGACGACATAAACTCGAAAACAATAATTGAACATCATCAATTTACCTTCTCTAAATATAATGAATTTGGCGATAACATTGAGATTGAGGTCCATGGAGAAAACTTATTTGGCTATGAGGGCAAGTTGAAGGTGGCTTTCCCACTTAAAAAAATAAAAGGCGATGTGTTTGAGTTTTATCCAAAGGTTACAACTAAAACGGTTGATGATGTTTATAAGTTAACAGCGGACAAAGTAACCTTTTCCCCTCTATCAACCAGAATAGACCTAACGATTGATTACCCTGTTGAAATGGATAAAAACGATACTTGGCCATGGTTTGATTTCTCTGTAGTTGATGATAATGGTCAGGTATATGATAAAGAGAAACTACAAGCAGGCATGGTTTTTGGGAACTATGGTCATCATATGGTACTGACTTTACCTCCAATGGATACAATACCAAAATCATTTACACTTAAGCCAAGTCGACAAAATAGTGAAGGTTTTAGCAAAGAAATAAAGGAATTAGAATTGGTCGTTCCTTTAAATAAAAGTAAATGA
- a CDS encoding sodium-dependent transporter: MKASEQWSSKIGFILSAAGSAIGVGAIWKLPYVTGISGGGAFFLLFILFSLFIGFPLLLAEFVIGRSTGKEAVSAYRTIAPNTNWHWIGKLGVFTCFLLLSFYSVIGGWIVIYFAKGLLGGIISEGADYASVFNDTIGNPMLVIGAQFAFLAFTVVVVAKGIQNGIEKVSKILMPALFILFFVLIIRSLTLDNAMEGVKFFLAPDFASITSESILYAMGQAFFSLSVGVSVMVTYSSYLSKKESLIQPAISIVSMNLFIALLAGLAIFPAVFSLGLEPAEGPGLLFVVLPAVFDQIIFGEAFLLGFLALFLFATLTSAFSMLEIIVASLVKGKEEKRTKYAYIVGVLIFAVGVPSALSYSVLDDITIFSKNIFDSADYLVSNILMPLGVFLISIFVPLKIEKSKLREEVLQHSSLGATAFNIWFFIMRYIIPLVIIIVFLDITGILDKIISIF; this comes from the coding sequence ATTAAAGCATCAGAGCAATGGTCATCTAAGATTGGTTTTATTTTATCAGCAGCAGGATCAGCTATTGGAGTAGGCGCAATTTGGAAGCTGCCTTATGTAACTGGCATAAGTGGAGGGGGAGCATTTTTTCTACTGTTTATCCTATTTTCATTATTCATAGGTTTTCCGCTGTTATTAGCAGAGTTTGTCATTGGTAGAAGCACGGGAAAGGAAGCAGTAAGTGCATATCGTACTATAGCTCCAAATACTAATTGGCATTGGATCGGCAAGTTAGGGGTATTCACATGTTTCCTTCTATTGTCCTTTTATAGTGTAATTGGTGGCTGGATTGTTATCTATTTTGCAAAAGGTTTGTTAGGTGGAATTATTAGTGAAGGCGCAGATTATGCATCTGTCTTTAACGACACGATTGGAAATCCCATGTTAGTTATCGGAGCTCAATTTGCATTCTTAGCCTTCACAGTTGTAGTTGTAGCAAAAGGGATTCAAAATGGAATTGAAAAAGTAAGTAAAATTTTGATGCCCGCCTTATTTATCCTATTTTTTGTACTTATCATTCGTTCACTTACACTCGATAATGCTATGGAAGGTGTGAAATTCTTCTTAGCACCTGATTTCGCAAGTATCACATCTGAAAGTATTCTGTATGCAATGGGACAGGCTTTCTTCTCCCTAAGCGTCGGTGTATCAGTAATGGTTACTTATAGTTCGTATCTTTCAAAAAAAGAAAGTTTAATTCAACCGGCTATTTCAATTGTTTCAATGAATTTATTTATCGCTTTATTAGCAGGTTTAGCAATCTTCCCGGCTGTATTTTCATTAGGTTTAGAACCTGCTGAAGGACCTGGTTTACTATTTGTTGTATTGCCTGCTGTGTTTGATCAAATCATCTTTGGAGAAGCATTTTTATTAGGATTTTTAGCTTTATTTTTATTTGCCACATTAACTTCGGCATTTTCTATGTTAGAAATTATTGTAGCTTCTTTAGTTAAAGGAAAAGAAGAGAAGAGAACAAAATATGCATATATTGTCGGTGTTTTAATATTCGCAGTTGGAGTTCCATCTGCATTATCATATAGTGTTCTTGATGATATTACCATCTTCTCAAAGAACATATTTGATTCCGCAGATTATTTAGTTAGTAATATATTAATGCCACTTGGCGTCTTTTTAATCTCTATTTTCGTACCACTTAAGATTGAGAAAAGTAAATTGCGTGAAGAAGTATTACAGCACTCTAGTTTGGGTGCTACTGCATTTAACATTTGGTTCTTTATCATGAGATATATTATTCCATTAGTAATTATCATCGTATTCCTTGATATTACTGGAATACTAGATAAAATTATTTCTATCTTTTAA
- a CDS encoding D-glycero-alpha-D-manno-heptose-1,7-bisphosphate 7-phosphatase — protein sequence MKRAVFLDRDGVINEVLTDRVKFVNEPNQFYFLPGVEEAIKSLNEYFDYVFVVTNQGGIGLGYMKEKQLNKIHDYMVVELEKKGATIHEVAYCPHKPKAGCECRKPNSKMILDLGEKYKIDLEKSYMVGDTYTDIQAGKKAGTRTVFIGESDPLADAVFPNLKEAAQWIIRDIKNDKK from the coding sequence ATGAAAAGGGCAGTTTTTTTAGATCGAGATGGAGTAATAAATGAAGTACTAACTGATCGAGTGAAATTTGTAAACGAGCCGAATCAATTTTATTTTTTACCTGGTGTAGAAGAAGCAATTAAAAGTTTAAATGAGTATTTTGATTATGTGTTTGTCGTAACAAATCAAGGTGGAATTGGATTAGGTTATATGAAGGAAAAGCAGTTAAATAAAATTCATGACTATATGGTGGTTGAATTAGAAAAAAAAGGAGCAACGATTCATGAGGTTGCCTATTGTCCTCATAAACCAAAGGCTGGGTGTGAATGTAGAAAACCAAATAGCAAAATGATTTTAGACTTAGGAGAAAAATACAAAATTGATCTTGAAAAATCATATATGGTTGGAGATACTTATACGGATATTCAGGCAGGTAAAAAAGCAGGTACAAGAACCGTTTTTATTGGTGAGAGCGATCCATTAGCAGATGCAGTGTTCCCAAATTTAAAAGAGGCGGCACAATGGATTATTCGTGATATTAAAAATGATAAGAAATAA
- a CDS encoding sigma-70 family RNA polymerase sigma factor, protein MDIAKLVKKAKKGDDESFEQLIGSVRQKLYRTAYAYVRNEQDALDVYQETIYTAYISIKTLKKPESFSSWITKILVFKSIDFIRKESRYFTTDNEEIFTELIASENVDFIMHSMDLSEAFKFLNPTVKTIILLRYYHDLSIKEIATIMNYPEGTVKSHLNRAKKELRPILKEGYLYE, encoded by the coding sequence ATGGATATAGCAAAATTAGTGAAAAAGGCAAAAAAGGGTGATGATGAATCATTTGAACAACTGATTGGTTCTGTTCGACAAAAGCTGTACCGAACAGCCTATGCATACGTTAGAAATGAACAAGATGCTCTTGATGTCTATCAAGAAACAATTTATACAGCCTATATTTCAATAAAGACATTAAAAAAGCCTGAAAGTTTTTCAAGTTGGATTACAAAAATTTTAGTTTTTAAATCGATTGATTTTATTCGGAAAGAGTCCCGCTATTTTACTACAGATAATGAGGAAATCTTTACTGAATTAATCGCTTCTGAAAATGTTGATTTTATCATGCATTCGATGGATTTATCAGAGGCCTTTAAATTTTTAAATCCTACTGTTAAGACCATTATTTTGTTGAGGTATTATCACGATTTGTCCATTAAAGAAATTGCCACCATCATGAATTACCCGGAAGGAACCGTGAAATCACACTTAAATCGGGCGAAAAAAGAGCTAAGACCCATTTTAAAGGAGGGCTATCTTTATGAATAA
- a CDS encoding ROK family transcriptional regulator, whose amino-acid sequence MRLGTFEWMKSVNRSIIINKIRINAPISRAQIAKETKITPPTVSSNVKELIALGIVEETDFGTSSGGRKPKMLMLTNNKYFVVGVDAGSQNIQASLSNLNGEILYRSHYSLEGVNTNELFIEALTTSIDTISSFLKPNQDILGIGIAMHGVVNPIEGEAIFAPNLGLTNISIKERLSEHFQVPIHVENDARAMAMGEVWFDKTNAPQSLVTLNIGRGVGAGIIVDGKLFYGKDYLAGEIGHMTIDMNGDICDCGNRGCLQTLTSGKTIVSKAKARIPSIHFERFNDQITGDTVFQLACSGNEEAIKIFHEIGHAIGIGLINLIHLFNPERIVLGGRVMDASQYLLPIVKQIIQEKGLTGKAKNSHVEISRWGHDATLKGAIAIVLSHVFNDVAEDELTYE is encoded by the coding sequence TTGAGACTAGGTACATTTGAATGGATGAAATCAGTGAATCGATCCATTATTATTAATAAAATCAGAATAAACGCACCTATATCTAGAGCTCAAATTGCCAAAGAAACCAAAATCACTCCTCCAACAGTAAGTAGCAATGTAAAAGAATTAATAGCATTAGGCATTGTCGAAGAAACAGATTTTGGCACTTCAAGTGGTGGTCGCAAACCGAAAATGCTTATGCTAACTAATAATAAATATTTTGTAGTAGGCGTAGATGCCGGTTCGCAAAATATTCAAGCTAGTTTGTCGAACTTAAATGGGGAAATTTTGTATCGCTCCCACTACTCACTAGAGGGAGTCAATACTAACGAATTGTTTATTGAAGCTCTTACGACAAGCATCGATACTATCTCATCATTTCTAAAACCTAATCAAGACATTTTAGGCATCGGAATCGCTATGCATGGTGTGGTAAATCCTATCGAAGGGGAGGCCATTTTTGCCCCCAATTTAGGATTAACAAACATCTCGATTAAAGAAAGGCTATCTGAGCATTTTCAAGTGCCAATCCATGTAGAAAATGATGCAAGAGCAATGGCAATGGGTGAGGTTTGGTTTGACAAAACTAACGCTCCTCAATCATTAGTTACCCTCAATATCGGACGTGGTGTCGGCGCTGGGATCATTGTTGATGGGAAGCTTTTTTATGGCAAAGATTACTTAGCTGGTGAAATTGGTCATATGACGATTGATATGAATGGCGATATATGTGACTGTGGGAATCGTGGATGTTTACAAACGTTAACTTCCGGAAAAACAATTGTTTCTAAAGCAAAGGCACGAATCCCCTCCATTCATTTTGAACGGTTTAATGACCAAATTACAGGAGACACGGTATTTCAGCTCGCCTGCTCTGGAAATGAGGAGGCCATTAAAATCTTTCACGAAATTGGACATGCGATTGGTATTGGGCTCATTAATCTCATTCATTTGTTCAATCCCGAACGTATTGTCTTAGGCGGAAGAGTGATGGATGCCTCACAATACTTACTACCGATCGTAAAGCAAATCATTCAAGAAAAAGGGCTAACAGGGAAAGCCAAAAATAGTCATGTTGAAATTTCTAGATGGGGCCATGATGCTACATTAAAAGGAGCTATTGCCATAGTACTTTCCCATGTCTTTAACGATGTTGCAGAGGATGAACTCACTTACGAATGA